TTGCTGCTTTTAACGCCGTATTGCCCTAAAATATCGCGATAGGTGTCTTCGTCGATCCCCAACTGCTGTTTAGCGATATGGATAATCTGTATTTGTTTTTTCGTTGCCATAATTAGAATCCATTGTGTTTCTCGTAAAATTCAAATCGCGGATGTTTTTTTCCTTTCTTATCTATAACTTCTAATTTGTGTATTTGAAACAATCCGCCTAAGGTCCAATTACACCCCATCTTAGCGGTAAACCTTCCAATACAACTAAATCCAAGGCGATACCATATTTGATTAGTCGGTACCCCGGCATCTTCAAAATCTTTATATGATTGGATTGTTCCACATTTAGGGCATATAAATTTCCACTTTTTTCTGTCTTTTCCAAAAAGAGATTCCCCTTTTCTTATGTATTCTTCAACGGTCATTACTTGCATAATTAATTACCTCCTTTAATTCAAACTTATCTTTACGCGTCGCTTCAATTGCAATAGTTTATAAAGCAGGGCCTAAATTCTTAGACCCTGCCGCCGCACATCCCCTTTGCAG
This sequence is a window from Caldithrix abyssi DSM 13497. Protein-coding genes within it:
- a CDS encoding VVA0879 family protein, whose protein sequence is MQVMTVEEYIRKGESLFGKDRKKWKFICPKCGTIQSYKDFEDAGVPTNQIWYRLGFSCIGRFTAKMGCNWTLGGLFQIHKLEVIDKKGKKHPRFEFYEKHNGF